TTTACATTGTCTCGATGAATATAAGAACTCCACGTATTTTTAAAAGGGGAGTAAGAACACTCAATCCCCAGACCATCTTATCAAGGAAATCTAAAGTGAAACGAAGTCTTTTACTTGAAAGAAAAGAATGAGTAGTTTCGTTTTAGATGGAAGGGCAGTGTCTGTTTGCATTTGGTATCATTCACAGTGACTCACCTGACCTGTCTGCACACAAACTTTATGTCTTTGTGAAAAATTGCAGGTTTAAAACCAACAGCCATGGCTTCTGATGCTAGCACCAAAATATCAAAGCAACCCAAGACAGCAAAGACATCTCTGAAGAAAGATGCGAACCAAGTTAACCCTCCAGTTGCTTCTGATAAGAAGACTGGTGAACGGCCACCTGACAAAGATAGAAAAAAAGATATACCTCAACCCCGTATGCAATTTGATGATGCACATCGGGTGGTGAAAGCAAAGAAGCGTTCAGTTGTTAGCCAATCAGAAGCTCAAAACAGGGTCAAACTGTTCAGACATTTGCCTCAATATGCACATGGCACTCAACATCCTGACCTTGAGTCAAAATTTCTTCAACCTGATCTAATGCATCCTTCTGTGTACAAGGTAATTATTAGCTACCATGTTGCCAATGTACTGTAAAAGAAACCTACCATTATTCTtattttagagagagagagagaagggtgggggggggggggggggggggggttagccAAGGTGCTTAGTTCTCTTGAAATAAAATTTAAAATAATGGTTATATCGATCAACCTAAAATCGTGATTTGTTTCATGTTATGTGTTACTGATTCTGTGGGCAGCACAATTCACATAAAATGGATAGGTGTAAATagaattttctttttcttttcatgtgtctttgtctcaacatagcaggtcttaagccctggtaaaggaggagggttgtgataggcatGGCGAGCCAACATTAaacctagccattctaatggagatgaaacccgaaagaaaaccgttggggcataaccctcttagcgacgcaccatatcggaacccgggtattgtgttaaatgagcaagggccgggtcgtcacccccgtgacgggccgtgtcgcgatctgggcacggtgtcaagtgagcaaggattgggtagtcgcatccttagtggcgcgctacatcggcgcccgggtgtagtgaaaaatgagtaagggtcttcacatctgagtcgacgggtgcgaagggtaaagGAGCTAGTCGGACCAACTAGggtccgtttaggtagttggaatgtagagtcgcttacaggtaagttaagagaattagttgataccgcgactaggaggcgtgtaaatatattatgcgttcaagagactaaatggaagggtcagaaggcgaaggaggtggacaatacaggtttcaagctttggtacacagggacagtcgcgaatagaaatggagtacgagttttgattgataagagcctcaagaataatgtggtgggagtgagaaggcaaggagataggattatcttagtcaagcttgtcattggtgatatggtcttgaacgtaattagtgcgtatgcccctaagtaggcctcgacgagagtgctaagagacagttctgggaagacttagatggcttgattagagctgtacctagtagtgagaagctttttataggagatcttaatgggcatgtaggtactacaagcgcaagttttgaggcagttcatgaaggttttgggtatggtagtacgaaataggagggggaggaagttctggactttgcggtagcttttgacctgatgatagccaacactttctttagaaagagagaatctcatctagtgacctttagtagtggacgacactctagccagattgactttgtcctcgcaagaaaaaaagacaaacgagcatgcttggattgcaaggtgataccgggggagtgtgttgtttctcaacataagcttttggtggtagattTTCGTTTTTATGtacgtgcccgtagggataaacaagctaagattgaaagaacaaagtggtggaaactgaaaggggagacgtcagaggtatttagagaaagggttatcaaatagggctcttggaaggaagaagaggacataaacaacatgtgggagaagatggcaaccaacattcggaaggtggcctcagaggtgtgtggagtaaccaaagaaagtggaggcgaggctaaagatacttcgtggtggaacgaggaagtccaaagggctattaaggagaagaaagaatgctatagacgcttgtaccatgacaggagtgtggacaacatagagaagtacaaggtggcaaagaagactgcaaagcgagctgtaagtgtggcaaagggtagagcgtacgaggatctttaccaacatttgggtACGAAGGAagtagagaaggacatttataggatggctagggttcatgagagaaagacaagggactttaaccaagttaagtgcattaaggatgaaagggagcatctcttggtgaaggaggatgagatccgacatcgatggcaagagtattttgacaaattgttcaattgtgagaatacagacacaaccttttagttggatgactcttttgatgacaccaataggcgctttgtgcggagaatccaagaatctgaagtcagagaggcgttgaaaaggatgaaaggaggtaaagcGATGGGACCGGATCTAATCGAGGTTTGGAGATGCCTCAGGGAcgtagctatagtatggctaaccatgctgttcaaccatatttttcgatcgaacaagatgcctgacgagtggaggagaagtatattggtaccgatctacaagaataaaagggatattcaaagttgtactaactaccggggaattaagttgatgagccatactatgaagctatgggagagttaTCGagtatcgcttgagagcaataacgcgggtctctatgaaccaatttggtttcatgcccggaaggtcaacgaTGGAAACCATTTTCTTAATAacacaagttatggagcggtatagggagaagaagaaggacctacacatggtttttattgatttgaaaaaggcttatgataaaatatcaaGGAACGTTATGTGGtgagctttggacaaacataaagtccaaacgaagtacgtcgggctcattaaggacatgtacaacaatgtggtgactagtgttcgaacaagtgatggagacacagatgacttcccgattaggataggactacatcaagggtcagctttgagccattatctgtttgccttagtgatggatgaggtcacaagggacatacaaggggacatcccttggtgtatgctttttgcggacgatgtagtgctagttgatgaaagtcggacatgagtgaattagaaactggagttatggcgggagactttggagtccaaaggttttagactcagtagaactaaaactgagtatatgagatgtgacttcggcactactactcgggaggaggaagatattagtttggaaggtcaagtagtgcctaggaaggatacctttcgatatttaggatcaatgctacagagagacggagatattgataaagatgttagccatagaatcaaagtagggtggatgaagtggcgccaagcatctggtgtcctatgtgacaaaagcgtaccacagaagctaaaaggcaagttttataggacgacgattagacttgctatgttgtatggtgtagaatgttggcctacgaaaagacgacatgttcaacagataagtatcgcagaaatgcatatgttgcgttggatttgcggtcatacaagaagggatcgagttcggaacgatgatatatgtgatagattaggggtagcaccaattgacgaaaaacttgtccaacaccggttgagatggtttggacatatccaacagagacctccagagacaccggtgcgtagtggaatcctaagtcaggatagtaacgtgaagagaggcagaggaagaccgaagttgatttgggtagaggcaataaaagaagacttgaaaggatggaatatacccaaagacttagccttagataggagtgcttggaaaacagctattcatgtgcctgaatcttgattgcttctgctgggtttcaactttagcctaccccaacttgcttgggacttaacgtctttgttgttgttgttgttgtgtcttTGAGTAGAGGGTACTTATCTGGTAAACGGTTTATTGTCATATGGTGAACACCAAGTATCTTATGTCCCCTGTGTTACGTTTCAGGTTGGACTTCAGTATCTGTCTGGTGACATATCGGGTGGCAATGCTCGCTGTATAGCAATGCTTCTTGCATTCAGAGAGGCAATAAATGATTACTCCATGCCTGCTGAAAAAATTCTGAATAGGGATCTTACTGCTAAAATCAGTAGCTACGTGTCATTTCTCATTGAGTGCAGGCCTCTTTCAATCAGCATGGGCAACGCTATTAGATTTTTGAAGAACAGGATTACCAAGCTACCACTTGCATTGTCAGAGTCAGAAGCTAAAGTTAGTCTTCAATCTGACATTGATCGCTTTATAAATGAGAAGATAATAGTTGCAGATAAGGTCATTGTTAGTCATGCTGTCACAAAAATCAGAGATGACGATGTCCTATTGACATTTGGGTCAGCCTCTGTTGTTGAAATGATTTTTGACCATGCTCATGAACTTGGAAGGAAGTTTCGTGTTATGGTGGTAGATTCTCGTCCAAACCATGAGGGACAAAGATTGTTGCGCCGATTAGTTGCAAAGGGTATCAGTTGCACATATACACACATAAATGCTGTATCATACATCATGCATGAGGTTACAAGAGTGTTTTTGGGCGCCTCTTCAGTACTATCAAATGGTACTGTCTACTCCAGAGTTGGGACAGCTTCGGTTGCTATGGTTGCACATGCTTTTGGAGTTCCTGTTCTAGTGTGCTGTGAGGCATACAAGTTTCATGAGAGGGTTCAACTCGATTCTATATGCTTTAATGAACTTGGTATGTTATTGTTGCTCTTCTTACTGTAAGTTATTTGTTTAGTCTCCTGTTAAGGAACCACACAAGACATGATCTGATATCTACTCAGGTGACCCAGATGCTATTTCAAGAGTTCCTAGGGATGAAAGTATGAGCCATCTCAAAAACTGGGCTGAGAACGAAAATCTTCACCTTCTGAATCTTAAGTATGTGCATTGTTTCCTGCAGGTGTTATAGTTCATGATTCCTTTGTTAATTTGCATCTAATCAAATCATTTTCGTGCACCTGCAGGTATGATATCACCCCTTCCGATTATGTTTCAATGCTCATAACAGATTATGGAATGGTAAGACGTGCTTCATCTTCACACTTGACTCTTTGTGCTTATAATTACAAGCAAATCATATTACATTTATTCTAATTGCTTAATGCTTCTAACAGTTAAGTGCTGACATTCTTTTACCATATACTGAacatgttgtcaactacaaagggGATATTTCCACTTTGATTTTACAGCTTTGAGCTGCCAATTTGTCTATGCTTTTGCAATGAGGAACACAACCCCATAATATCAGTCAAATCACTAATGCCGCATACAATGCTGGGCGCTTACCTGTAGTTGCGTATCTGTTTGCCATGGTGGAGGGCAGGACATGTAAGTCTGGGTGCTTGCATGCAGCCTGAGACGCTCGGGCAGGCCCCGACACTTGCACCGGCTTAAAGCGCCGAGGCGCTTAAAATTAGTGTGAAAAATGTTTAAGGCATAGATGATCTATATTGCAGTTTCAATGCTTAACCTTGCTCTTAGCTATCTAGGCATTATTAAACAAATCTATCATTGTAAGCTAAGGCTGTTTCATAGAAGTTTATTTATTCTCTCACCTTAAGCATCTCTTTAAGTGCACTTGCATTGCACATACCCTAACAGATCTTGCTCGTTCCCGTTATATTGTCAAACTGTTTGTTTTTACTTGCAAATAATTAGTTGTTAGTTGATAGTATTATCTAGTGCTGTACGGTATGTGCATCATATAGATGAACTATGAACCCCACATTAAAAGTTATGACATTATGAAATATATAATCATATGTTTGAGTTTCAGTTAATCTGCTGCATACAAACACATATTCTGCTTGTTGCAACCCTTCTATAGTGTCAGTACGTTTACTTGCTGAGGAAATGTGTTTTCCCCTTACATTTTGAAAATATTGATATAATaaggcctgtttggatccatagaGCTAATAGTTAGTTGCTAATAATTAGCTCCTTTGAACGGGTCCAAGCTGAATACCAACTAACAACTATCTCACTAGTTGAGGCAAACCAGCTAATAGTTAttccctccatcctaaattataagtccaactttcttggagagtcaaagcatctcaagttgactgaatttatataataaaataataacatttgtgataccaaataagtatcattagattcttcaattatattttcatagtatacctatttgatgtcataaatctgtGTAAtcttctctataattttggtcaaacttaagatgctttgGCTCTCCAAgtaagttggaatgacttataatttggaatggagggagtagctagTTAATATTAGCTATgagctattagctagctaactattagtagctaatggatccaaacaggaccATAGAAGGACTATTGTGCTCAGTGATGTATGGCTTCATACTGCATGAATGATGACAAGACTATATGATGTGGAGAACGATTTGTATCTAGTTACTTTCATTAGTCGGTGTTCCCCCATTATAAAAGCATTAGCAGTCTATTTAGCAAGCACAGGTTGTTTCTCTTTTTTCTGTTCCCTTGTAAAAGGCTGCCTATTTCTTGTGTCTTTGGATGCCTTTTCCCTCATAAGGCCATAACCTTTCTGACTCATTAATTAGGTTTGGATGTCTTATCACAGAGCCAGTTATAAAATATCTTTCATATTTTGCAATATTTCAATTGAACTCTGCCATTTGGTCCATTGAATTGatgacttttttttttgctctcGCAGCTCCCACCTACTAGTGTACCAGTCATTGTAAGAGAGTACCGCAGGGAGCACGTTTGGATATAGAAGCCACTGTTTTCCTTTCTTGTTTAGTTTGAGGTATGATAATCTGAACAGCTTTTGCTGCCTTAGTGGAATGGTAGTGGGGTGGTGTGAGCATATCTCAGTTTTGCAACCATCAAATTGGTTGTTTTCTCCTGTAATTTCTTTGTAGAGTTGAAGCAATTGACATAAAATTTTGTATTTACCTATACCATTGCTAATGGGAGTATAACCTATGAATCTGCCCATCATAATCGACTTCTGATATCGCTCTTTTGTGTTAGTGATGTTCCTGTTTTGCATGAGAATATTTGACTATTTTCTCTATCATTTGCCCAAAATTTCTCACTGTCACACAAACTATGTTTTTTGTCAATTGATTGATATACAGCTCCAGAGGAATAGTTTTTGTCAGCGATTTACCTCATGTCATCCGGTGATGATTTTATTTCCTTGTAGTTGTAATTTTGTGTAATTCATCACCTTCACAGGTGATTGGTTCCACTGATATGGATCATTTAATCATTGTGGTCAGGTTTCAAGTTCCTGCCAGCAAGGATTGCTGTTTTGACTGTTCATAGGACAGGCCATGGAACACGAGCTCACATGTGCACATATGCTAAATCCAAGGCTGTATATCAACAATTGATGTTTTCAGTTTTTTACAGCCCAAGTGAAAATAGCATTTTTGGTATCCGAAGAATGGCTGATTGGTAGCCATATAATCAGTTATCCTACCTCGAACAAGGTGACCAAACATGAATGTCCATGAATAGTTGGCTTACGTTCATCAGTCCGGCCCTAGTTCCTGTGCATTTTGTCCCCCTGTAGAACCCAACCATTATCATTTTCTTGAAATGTCGTCGTTATGCGTCATCATTTGCAATCTCTGGTCACCTTTTGGTGTTATGGGTACACATGAACATCAATCTCCTGCCACCAGCAATAGATGCTCTGCAGTGCAGCCATGGGCCATTGCCCACCTCGACGTCGATCCATAGTAAGGGAAGGGCCTCCACACGTGATAATATCATGTCTCTGAGTCAGATCTATCTCCCTTAGTCACCTTGGAGCTCATCCTATCATCTGACCGGGTTTCCTTTTGGCTGTTGGTGCTGTGGATCACTGGCAATTGTGCAGTTGCCGTGTTGCTGAAAGTGATATGCATATATGTATACGGTCCTTGTTTAATGGCCAGCACTAATGAGCATCTTTGGTGGGGTTGATGCCATGGCACTCGGCTTTAACTCTGCCTGTTTGTCTTCAGCTTGGCCAGGCCATTGTTGTCGCCACGCTATGGCGATGGGGACCGTCGTCTCCGGCAGCTGGCCGGTGGTCCCTGGAGCCAGTCACTCAGTCAGTGAACTGTCTGTAAACGTGGTGCACAACTGAATCTCTGAGCCTGATATTGTGGCTGTAGCAAGCCACTGTTGGGCGTCCATGTCCTGGAGCGTGGCTTGGCGCGGCCTGGGCCTCTGGCCTTCTGCTCACTTGCTCAGGCAGGATCTTCAGCTGGATCAGCTGGAGTAGACGACGacatatgtaacaccctaaaatttgcatggtgttaaaataggaaaaaaaatgatttaattatgtattttgtgagcattgaaatttagaaaaataataactttgttaaaattaaaatcaaatataggtctacatacatgtctatgcattcatgccgctgcatattatttttgaattgtatggtttgaaatcaaactttaaattgttttgaatttgtatttcaaaattggtttggaaacttagaaaagaaaaagagaggattttctccctccccttctcttttCGGCCTGTTGGCCTAGGCGTCGGCCCAGCTTCGCCCACGCGGCCTCCGCTTCTCTGCAgcggcccagcaggcggcccagTAGCGCGCCCGTGCCGTTCCTCTCCCTGCGCCCTGAGTCGCTGACCAACCGTCTCCACTCGTCAGCGCCGTTCTTCAACCTCCCGCGCGTATCCCCGTCAGTCACGACCACCACTGCCCGACTCCACGTCACCCCGGAGTCTGCGACCGCCACGCCTCCTTCTTTGCCATGCGCGCCAAGGCTCCCTACCCCATCAATAGCACCCCTGCGTTGCGCCACCCTCATATAGCCTTAAAGCGTCAGCCGCCGCCCTCGCATTACGCTAGTCACCTCAACCCTAGCACCGCCGCCATCACCGCCCGCCACGCTGCTCTCGTTCGCTTCACGCCACGGTAAGCTACTTAGTCGTGTTCGCcttgctctcctctctctcccggtgTCTTTGGCTCGTGAATCCGTGGTCCGTAGGCCATGTTTCATGTGCGTTGCCCGCctccagccatggcgccgccgttggAGCTCGCCGGCGGCCTCGTTGTCCAGCTCTATCTAGTTTATTTCCAACCGTccgatccaaaatcaagggccGAGATTAGAACTTACCCCTTCATCCGTCGTTTTGCAaaaaaggcccttataattatttggatcttAACCCGCCGTCCCTGCAATTTTGTTAAAGAACCCCTGTGTTTCTTCGTTTTCATGCCTGCAGTCCCTGTTTCGGTTTAAAACccgattttattaatttaaattctaaaatcaagtttcatctatttacagttttg
This genomic stretch from Miscanthus floridulus cultivar M001 unplaced genomic scaffold, ASM1932011v1 os_1686_1_2, whole genome shotgun sequence harbors:
- the LOC136534211 gene encoding translation initiation factor eIF2B subunit delta-like, translating into MDIRRAPPSGGVEPRFRQVGFVTAAEPARGPVAPAAASPTASDGLFPVMIPPPLIPVPAPAPAPASESLMPSSPPPASSYLLEVVSDLDDYADDDDIDVSWARPPPPALPEPNKRDLTQTKNEHGPTSVAQKPKLSKAERRAIQESQRAAKAAAKEAGLKPTAMASDASTKISKQPKTAKTSLKKDANQVNPPVASDKKTGERPPDKDRKKDIPQPRMQFDDAHRVVKAKKRSVVSQSEAQNRVKLFRHLPQYAHGTQHPDLESKFLQPDLMHPSVYKVGLQYLSGDISGGNARCIAMLLAFREAINDYSMPAEKILNRDLTAKISSYVSFLIECRPLSISMGNAIRFLKNRITKLPLALSESEAKVSLQSDIDRFINEKIIVADKVIVSHAVTKIRDDDVLLTFGSASVVEMIFDHAHELGRKFRVMVVDSRPNHEGQRLLRRLVAKGISCTYTHINAVSYIMHEVTRVFLGASSVLSNGTVYSRVGTASVAMVAHAFGVPVLVCCEAYKFHERVQLDSICFNELGDPDAISRVPRDESMSHLKNWAENENLHLLNLKYDITPSDYVSMLITDYGMLPPTSVPVIVREYRREHVWI